The proteins below are encoded in one region of Poecilia reticulata strain Guanapo unplaced genomic scaffold, Guppy_female_1.0+MT scaffold_255, whole genome shotgun sequence:
- the LOC103460539 gene encoding high affinity immunoglobulin gamma Fc receptor I-like, producing MEIAALCAAIVCLRLFPSRSQFFQYESVTLSCEGNSSEWRVRRNTSKQMNELCPRYTECISSELHEHDSGVYWCESAAGERSNTVSISVTAGSLILERPERPVGEGENLTLHCRFRPPSSSSLTGFYRNGVLVGSSSTGRFTIQSVSKSDEGFYKCNASGVGESEETWLDVRGPRLQTPTAALTHILLPVVTGFFLLVVTVLVCVWRNHKGSVDSVVSYTVIVTQEGKTHQLTEPQDGPVLGRVRYVRDSLAEGRLRGHQSRLRTEDSRGS from the exons ATGGAGATAGCTGCTCTCTGTGCCGCCATTG tTTGTCTCAGGCTCTTTCCCAGCAGGTCCCAGTTCTTCCAGTATGAATCTGTGACTCTGAGCTGTGAAGGAAACTCATCTGAGTGGAGAGTCAGaagaaatacatcaaaacaaatgaatgaactCTGTCCCCGCTATACTGAATGCATCTCATCTGAGCTGCATGAACACGACTCTGGAGTTTACTGGTGTGAATCTGCAGCCGGCGAACGCAGCAACACCGTTAGCATCAGCGTAACAG CTGGATCTTTGATCCTGGAACGACCTGAACGTCCAGTTGGTGAGGGAGAAAACCTGACACTTCACTGCAGATTCAGGCCACCGTCTTCCTCCAGTCTAACTGGTTTCTATAGAAACGGGGTTCTGGTCGGGAGCAGCTCAACTGGACGCTTCACCATCCAGAGCGTTTCTAAATCTGATGAaggattttataaatgtaacgCCTCTGGAGTGGGAGAATCAGAAGAAACCTGGCTGGATGTAAGAG GGCCCAGACTTCAAACGCCTACTGCTGCCCTCACACACattctgcttcctgttgtgACCGGCTTTTTTCTGCTGGTTGTGACGGTGCTGGTCTGCGTCTGGAGAAACCACAAAG gGTCAGTGGACAGCGTTGTGTCCTACACTGTCATCGTCACACAGGAAGGAAAAACTCACCAACTCACAG AGCCTCAGGACGGACCGGTTCTAGGACGGGTTCGGTACGTCAGAGACAGTCTGGCAGAAGGACGGCTCAGAGGTCATCAGTCCAGACTCAGGACTGAAGATTCCAGAGGCTCTTAA
- the LOC103460548 gene encoding gastrula zinc finger protein XlCGF57.1-like: protein MSSVQPGREFINEQVTPAGESFTELKEIKVKIEEKMEDQLGLMDFRWTSRVVSDGKDLCKDEEVLNETRNQEENSTLDQKEPEPLQIKQEPEEPEPLQMKREEEEPQLQQFKEEAKQLYISHNEEHLVLKRETDDMLAIPSKVKRIHNEIKQQRDQLVSHGSAEDENQDQEGSNSEDPGKNRDEEQKQKEKCQKTKRQKSKTCSSKQKRHKKAQPDQKLYSCKICNKSYSRKYSLTRHMRIHTGEKPFSCPACGKSYIYKKGLIYHLRVHTGEKPFSCSICGNHYHSKDTLKNHMRSHTDENPFSCTSCRKKFSSKSTLTRHLRSHTGTKPFSCTICEKQFTIKYSLAIHMRSHTGEKPYTCVTCGKHFGCKSYLNLHIMIHTGEKPYSCVICGKSFSHKSNLSAHFQTHTGEKPFSCVTCAKTFLFESRLLRHLRTHR from the exons atgtcttcagttcagcCTGGGAGAGAGTTTATCAACGAGCAGGTAACTCCTGCTGGAGAATCATTCACAGAGTTGAAGGAAATAAAGGTCAAGATcgaggaaaagatggaggatcAGCTCGGACTGATGGATTTCAGGTGGACATCCCGGGTCGTCTCGGACGGAAAAG atcTGTGTAAAGACGAGGAGGTTCTCAATGAGACCCGGAACCAGGAGGAAAACTCCACTTTAGATCAaaaggaaccagaacctctgcagataaaacaggaaccagaggaaccagaacctctgcagatgaAAAGGGAAGAAGAGGAACCACAACTTCAACAGTTCAAAGAGGAAGCGAAGCAACTCTACATCAGTCATAATGAAGAGCATCTTGTGCTGAAACGGGAGACTGATGACATGTTGGCGATTCCTTCGAAAGTGAAAAGAAtccacaatgaaataaaacaacagagggACCAACTCGTCTCTCACGGCTCTGCTGAAGATGAGAACCAGGATCAGGAAGGAAGCAATTCTGAAGATCCAGGAAAAAATAGAGacgaagaacagaaacaaaaagagaaatgtcagaaaaccaaacggcagaaaagcaaaacttgtagttcaaaacaaaaaaggcacAAGAAAGCTCAACCAGACCAAAAATTATATTCTTgtaaaatttgcaataaaagctATTCTCGAAAATATTCTTTGACTCgacacatgagaattcacactggcgagaaacctttctcatgtccagcctgtggaaaaagttacatATACAAGAAAGGTCTAATTTATCACTTGAGAGTTCACACAGGAGAAAAACCGTTCTCATGTTCAATCTGTGGAAATCATTACCATTCAAAGGACACTTTAAAGAATCACATGAGGTCTCACACGGATGAGAACCCCTTTTCTTGTACaagttgtagaaaaaaattcagttcaaaaagcaCTTTAACTCGTCACCTGAGAAGTCACACAGGTACCAAGCCTTTTTCGTGTacaatttgtgaaaaacagTTTACTATTAAATACAGTTTAGCTATTCACATGAGGTCTCACACGGGTGAGAAGCCTTATacatgtgtgacctgtggaaaacattttggttgcaaaagttatttaaatcttCACATAATGATTCACACGGGCGAGAAgccttattcatgtgtgatttgtggaaaaagtttttctcaTAAATCTAATCTTTCTGCACACTTTCAgactcacacaggtgagaaacctttttctTGTGTCACTTGTGCAAAAACTTTCCTGTTTGAATCTAGATTACTCCGTCACCTGAGAACTCACAGGTGA